From the Lolium rigidum isolate FL_2022 chromosome 2, APGP_CSIRO_Lrig_0.1, whole genome shotgun sequence genome, one window contains:
- the LOC124686197 gene encoding LRR receptor-like serine/threonine-protein kinase GSO1: MHQSPALFVLVLVATAAATWSSFFLVAYARQLEPVHAAGESCIGRERDALLIFKQGINDTDGFLKSWQPRRQDCCRWAGITCSNKTGHVIQLDLGGTYLMGQISPSLLSLEQLEYLNLKSTSLTGHNGGIPKFLGSFKNLRHLDLSDMYFTMAPPQLGNLSKLEYLDLSNSRRMYYSDISWLTRLPLLLHLDMSETNLSSIADWPLVVNMLPSLQYLGLFGCSLPSANQSLTHLNLTNLQHLGLSNNNFGHPIASAWFWNVRSITELYLCQTSLYGPFPDSLGNMTSLQVLYFGCHLEYVYPATTTCNAATMTVDMRNLCDLEYLRLDGSLSSGNITKFLENLPQCPSNRLKYLSMQSTNMVGIIADGLGQLTSLTSLVLSYNNITGSIPLSIGNLSHLEYLDFSNNHLTSIPQELANCTSLQNIYLSNNNLVGPIQLGIGSSTRLQSLDLSYNSITRLIPPGIGSYIRLEHLDLSYNHLTGPIAPWLGNFTRLYYITLSNNLLTGNIPPELGNATNLEFISLSNNHLSGPIPLEIASCTGLGYLSLANNHLTGHVPSKIGMLTNLVELDLNNNNLDGGITEEHLATLKSLRHMDLSNNSFSGPLPSEYGALGLIELTLSFNYFSGHIPESIFCKLRSLLVLDLSHNLLEGELPRCSQKLNLVFLHLSNNGFSGKFPSALQNYTSLSFMDLSKNNLYGELPLWIGDLVYLRFLQLSHNFLSGDIPVTITNLKRLRQLSLAGNSMSGIMPWSLSNLTSMTQKHPRRPGVDMYVWYTSYVGKFREVWPVVMKRQELKYGLGVFDVVGIDLSLNQLVGEIPDGITSLNGLLNLNLSCNQLSGEIPAKIGLMKSIESLDLSRNNLSGGIPTSLSDLTYLSFLDLSYNNLEGRIPPGSQLDTLYMENPSIYTGNIGLCGHPLERNCSGDNTLEHVNQHRREKVSEPVLFFYFGLGSLFLVGLWVVFCTLLFKKAWRVAYFRLFDKVYDNAYVFVVVTLGRMKGKATS; the protein is encoded by the coding sequence ATGCATCAGTCGCCTGCCCTGTTTGTTTTGGTCCTTGTGGCAACAGCAGCAGCGACCTGGAGCAGCTTCTTCCTCGTCGCGTACGCACGGCAGCTCGAACCCGTGCATGCGGCCGGTGAGAGCTGTATAGGGCGCGAGAGGGACGCCTTGCTTATCTTCAAGCAAGGCATCAATGACACCGACGGCTTTCTCAAGTCGTGGCAACCAAGGCGCCAAGATTGCTGCCGGTGGGCAGGCATCACGTGCAGTAACAAAACCGGCCATGTCATCCAGCTCGACCTTGGCGGAACATATTTAATGGGCCAGATAAGTCCTTCCTTGCTATCTCTAGAGCAACTTGAATACCTCAATCTTAAATCGACATCTCTGACTGGGCATAATGGTGGTATTCCCAAGTTCTTGGGTTCCTTCAAGAACCTGAGACATCTCGACCTCTCCGACATGTACTTCACTATGGCGCCTCCACAGCTTGGGAACCTTTCCAAGCTAGAATATCTCGACCTCTCCAATTCCAGGAGGATGTACTATTCAGACATCTCATGGTTGACCCGTCTACCTCTGTTGCTGCATCTTGATATGAGTGAAACTAATCTCAGCTCAATTGCTGACTGGCCTCTTGTGGTGAACATGCTTCCATCATTGCAATACCTCGGTCTTTTTGGCTGCTCACTCCCAAGTGCAAATCAATCCCTCACACACCTAAACCTCACAAATCTTCAACACCTTGGTCTCTCCAATAATAACTTTGGTCATCCAATTGCATCCGCTTGGTTTTGGAATGTAAGAAGCATTACAGAACTTTACCTTTGTCAAACCTCTCTCTATGGTCCATTTCCTGATTCACTAGGAAATATGACGTCCCTCCAAGTGCTATATTTTGGCTGCCATCTGGAATATGTTTACCCAGCCACCACAACCTGTAACGCGGCAACAATGACAGTAGACATGAGAAATCTATGTGATTTGGAATATCTGCGGCTTGATGGAAGTCTCTCATCTGGAAACATTACAAAATTCCTTGAGAATTTGCCACAATGTCCATCGAACAGATTGAAATACTTGAGTATGCAGAGCACCAATATGGTTGGAATTATAGCAGATGGGTTGGGCCAGTTAACTAGCTTAACTAGCCTTGTCCTTTCGTACAATAACATTACAGGTTCCATACCGCTAAGCATAGGCAATTTGTCTCATTTAGAGTATCTTGACTTTTCTAACAACCATCTTACTAGTATACCACAAGAACTGGCGAATTGCACTAGTTTGCAGAATATATATCTATCTAATAACAATCTTGTTGGACCTATACAGCTAGGTATAGGGAGTTCCACTAGATTACAGAGCCTTGACCTTTCTTACAATAGTATTACCAGACTTATACCGCCAGGGATAGGGAGTTACATCAGATTAGAGCACCTTGACCTTTCGTACAACCATCTCACTGGACCTATTGCACCATGGTTGGGGAATTTCACTCGATTATATTACATAACTCTATCTAACAACCTTCTTACTGGAAATATACCACCAGAGTTGGGGAATGCCACTAACTTGGAGTTTATTTCTCTTTCCAACAACCATCTATCTGGACCTATACCACTAGAGATAGCGAGTTGTACTGGACTAGGGTACCTTAGTCTTGCTAATAACCATCTTACCGGACATGTGCCATCCAAGATTGGGATGCTCACTAATTTGGTGGAGCTCGACCTCAACAACAATAACTTAGATGGTGGCATCACGGAGGAACACCTGGCTACTCTGAAAAGCTTAAGGCACATGGATTTATCGAACAATTCTTTCTCAGGACCTCTGCCTTCAGAATATGGAGCTCTAGGATTAATAGAGTTGACTTTATCCTTCAACTACTTCAGTGGTCATATTCCTGAATCTATTTTCTGCAAGTTGAGGAGCCTACTTGTCCTGGATCTATCACACAACCTTCTAGAGGGAGAACTTCCTCGGTGTTCTCAGAAGCTTAACTTGGTTTTCCTCCACTTAAGTAACAATGGATTTTCTGGCAAGTTCCCGTCCGCACTTCAAAACTACACGAGTTTGTCTTTCATGGATCTTTCAAAAAATAATTTATATGGAGAATTGCCATTATGGATTGGCGACCTGGTATACTTGCGCTTTCTGCAGTTAAGTCACAACTTCTTATCTGGAGATATTCCGGTGACTATCACAAATCTTAAGCGCCTTCGTCAACTAAGCTTAGCAGGCAATAGTATGTCTGGTATCATGCCTTGGTCTTTGTCAAATTTAACTTCAATGACTCAGAAACATCCAAGGAGGCCAGGAGTTGACATGTATGTATGGTACACTAGCTATgtaggtaaatttagagaagtttggCCAGTCGTGATGAAGCGCCAAGAACTTAAGTATGGGCTTGGAGTTTTTGATGTGGTCGGTATTGACCTATCGCTCAATCAGTTGGTCGGTGAAATTCCAGATGGGATAACTTCTCTTAACGGATTGTTGAATTTGAACTTATCTTGTAACCAGCTGAGTGGGGAAATTCCTGCGAAGATTGGGCTGATGAAATCAATTGAATCACTAGACCTGTCAAGGAACAACCTTTCTGGCGGAATCCCTACAAGCTTGTCTGATTTGACATATTTAAGCTTCTTGGACTTGTCATATAACAATCTTGAAGGAAGAATACCACCTGGAAGTCAACTTGACACCTTGTACATGGAGAACCCATCCATATACACTGGCAACATTGGTCTGTGCGGCCACCCTCTTGAAAGGAATTGCTCGGGAGACAATACACTAGAGCATGTGAATCAACATAGAAGGGAGAAGGTTTCTGAGCCAGTGTTGTTCTTTTACTTTGGGCTTGGgtctctatttcttgttggcctaTGGGTCGTGTTTTGCACTCTGCTATTCAAGAAAGCATGGAGAGTTGCCTATTTCCGTCTCTTCGACAAGGTTTACGACAATGCATACGTGTTTGTGGTTGTTACTTTGGGTAGGATGAAAGGGAAGGCCACGAGTTGA